In one Spirosoma rigui genomic region, the following are encoded:
- a CDS encoding glycosyltransferase family 4 protein, with amino-acid sequence MKKVLLSAYACIPNRGSEQGTGWVYATTLSQNNLAVHCLTLKDGKEAIDPILADGLYPNLHVHYVYLPAWVDGLVDKTLVGMYFHYLYWQWQAYQLARQLDGVHQFDLVHHVTYGSIQLGSFLYKLRKPFIFGPVSGGQRAPKALKRYFGRYWSREWMRDWVGTALQYLNPGFYKSVQMADRVIVTNRDTMALVERLRPNGPVERIWDAGLSASFLPAAPIVRAPGSTLKLLWVGRLLPRKALELTIQALGSVDQTLPITLTIVGGQGEMADQVPQYIEQYGVSDRVNWVGHVSYEQVRTHYAQSDVFFFTSLRDSCPHQLLEAMAFSLPVITLDLHGQAELVTDSTGLRIPVTNEEKVVADLARAVEWMYSHPNARLSMGRAGYDFAKTQVWDQKISAFINDIYPATFSTPVQTARQPSAQAT; translated from the coding sequence ATGAAAAAAGTACTGCTATCAGCGTATGCCTGCATCCCGAACCGGGGTTCAGAACAGGGAACAGGGTGGGTTTATGCCACTACGCTCAGTCAGAACAATCTGGCCGTACACTGCCTGACCCTGAAGGACGGTAAAGAAGCCATTGATCCTATTCTGGCCGACGGGCTTTACCCGAACCTTCATGTGCACTACGTGTACCTGCCCGCCTGGGTCGATGGCTTGGTCGACAAGACCCTCGTGGGCATGTATTTCCATTACCTCTACTGGCAGTGGCAGGCCTACCAGCTGGCACGTCAGCTGGACGGGGTTCACCAGTTCGATCTGGTCCATCACGTAACCTACGGTAGTATTCAGCTGGGCAGCTTCCTCTACAAACTCCGCAAGCCCTTCATCTTCGGGCCGGTTAGTGGCGGACAGCGGGCCCCCAAAGCCCTGAAACGGTACTTTGGCCGCTACTGGTCGCGGGAGTGGATGCGGGACTGGGTCGGCACCGCCCTTCAGTACCTGAATCCCGGTTTTTACAAGTCAGTGCAAATGGCCGATCGGGTCATCGTTACCAATCGGGATACGATGGCACTTGTGGAGCGGCTGCGCCCCAACGGGCCCGTCGAACGGATCTGGGACGCGGGATTAAGCGCATCCTTTTTACCCGCAGCCCCCATCGTGCGCGCACCGGGTTCGACGCTGAAGCTGCTCTGGGTAGGCCGTTTGTTACCCCGTAAAGCGTTGGAACTAACCATTCAGGCGCTCGGCAGTGTTGATCAGACGCTACCCATCACGCTTACCATTGTGGGTGGGCAGGGCGAAATGGCAGATCAGGTCCCGCAGTATATCGAGCAGTATGGGGTTAGCGACCGGGTCAACTGGGTTGGTCACGTGAGCTACGAGCAGGTACGGACGCACTATGCGCAGTCCGATGTGTTTTTCTTCACCAGCCTGCGCGACTCCTGCCCCCATCAGCTGCTGGAAGCAATGGCCTTCTCGCTACCCGTCATTACGCTGGATCTGCACGGCCAGGCGGAACTGGTCACCGATTCGACCGGCCTGCGGATTCCCGTGACCAACGAGGAGAAGGTAGTCGCCGATCTGGCGAGGGCCGTTGAATGGATGTATTCCCATCCCAACGCCCGGCTGTCTATGGGGCGGGCAGGGTACGACTTTGCGAAGACGCAGGTCTGGGATCAGAAAATCAGTGCATTTATTAATGACATCTACCCGGCTACGTTTTCGACACCTGTACAGACAGCGCGGCAGCCCTCTGCCCAGGCTACCTGA
- a CDS encoding IPT/TIG domain-containing protein — protein sequence MNKSNYFISLSALAFSLILLINACKRDTSSPDVPQPQLTVSAINPGSAPVSSTIAIEGTNFSTTPASNTVLIGGVAATVVTATSTRLVVVVPDGATTGVVQVSADGQTAQSQTTFTVSPKPARPVVEVQGEIRRNVIWSSDTVYLLRGVVYITTDHTLTIQPGTIIKGAAADQDPTNRGFAGTLVIELQAKIDARGTATRPIVFTSAKPSGQRSTGDWGGIVLIGKSPKNRPSATPYTGGIRGTAEAYTEPFDNSGVMQYVRIEYAGTPRPAVPTDKLNGLTLYGVGSGTVLDHIQVSYSSADAFAWFGGTANMSYLVAYRTTDDDWSSDWGYAGNVQFGLSLRDPEVADMSGSNSIESQNFDPGENPTGVLTRLQGLPQTAPVFANISSFAFASTPSTAVTPRGTGAYQSGLFLRRNTALSIYNSLLVGYPEGLRLDGTATGTLANTTSNALDVKGVILANTLSPVVGGGAITNEQASAFYTAGGRSNQILSSADLASLLLNVNSFNTTSPSFLPQAGSPLLTGAVTGGKLANAFFTSVPYRGAFGTVNWTADWTNFNPQTTDYDR from the coding sequence ATGAACAAGAGTAACTATTTCATCAGTTTATCCGCGCTGGCTTTCAGCCTGATCCTGTTGATAAACGCCTGTAAGCGCGATACCAGCAGCCCCGATGTACCACAGCCGCAGCTTACGGTGTCCGCCATCAATCCGGGTTCGGCACCGGTGAGCAGTACGATCGCCATTGAGGGAACAAATTTCAGCACCACGCCGGCGAGCAATACGGTATTGATTGGGGGCGTGGCAGCCACGGTTGTTACCGCCACCTCGACCCGGCTGGTCGTTGTTGTGCCCGACGGAGCTACGACGGGCGTTGTTCAGGTGAGCGCCGACGGACAGACGGCTCAGAGCCAGACGACGTTTACCGTTTCGCCAAAACCGGCCAGACCCGTGGTTGAGGTTCAGGGAGAGATCCGAAGAAATGTGATCTGGAGCAGTGACACCGTTTATCTGCTGCGGGGGGTCGTCTATATAACCACCGATCACACCCTGACGATCCAGCCCGGCACGATCATCAAAGGTGCCGCTGCCGATCAGGACCCGACTAACCGTGGTTTTGCAGGAACGCTTGTTATTGAACTACAAGCCAAGATCGACGCCCGGGGCACCGCTACCAGACCTATCGTCTTCACCTCGGCCAAACCCTCCGGCCAACGGAGTACTGGCGACTGGGGCGGTATCGTACTCATCGGCAAATCGCCAAAAAACCGTCCCTCAGCCACTCCTTATACAGGCGGTATCCGGGGAACGGCCGAAGCCTACACCGAACCGTTCGATAATTCGGGGGTGATGCAGTACGTACGGATCGAGTACGCCGGAACCCCAAGACCAGCCGTACCTACCGACAAACTCAACGGATTAACCCTGTACGGAGTTGGGAGCGGTACGGTACTGGATCACATTCAGGTATCCTACAGCAGCGCCGATGCATTTGCTTGGTTCGGCGGTACGGCCAACATGAGCTACCTGGTTGCCTACCGAACGACGGATGACGACTGGAGTTCTGACTGGGGTTATGCCGGTAATGTGCAGTTTGGGCTGTCCCTGCGCGATCCGGAAGTTGCCGACATGTCGGGGTCTAATTCGATTGAGTCGCAGAACTTCGATCCGGGCGAGAACCCCACGGGTGTTCTGACACGCTTGCAGGGGTTACCGCAAACGGCCCCCGTTTTTGCCAATATCAGCAGTTTCGCCTTTGCGTCGACACCCAGCACGGCGGTAACTCCCCGGGGTACGGGAGCGTATCAATCCGGTTTATTTCTGCGCCGGAACACAGCTTTGAGTATCTATAACTCGTTACTCGTCGGGTACCCCGAAGGACTGCGGCTAGACGGCACCGCCACGGGAACGCTGGCCAACACGACCAGCAACGCCCTTGACGTAAAAGGCGTGATTCTGGCCAATACGCTAAGCCCGGTTGTAGGGGGCGGGGCTATCACCAACGAACAGGCCAGTGCCTTTTACACCGCCGGGGGGCGTTCCAACCAGATCCTTTCGTCGGCTGATCTGGCTTCCCTGTTGCTCAACGTGAACAGTTTCAACACGACAAGCCCGAGCTTTCTGCCCCAGGCAGGCTCGCCCCTGCTGACGGGAGCCGTGACGGGCGGAAAACTTGCCAACGCGTTCTTCACATCCGTACCGTACCGGGGGGCTTTTGGTACGGTAAACTGGACCGCCGACTGGACAAACTTCAACCCACAAACCACCGATTATGACCGCTAA
- a CDS encoding O-antigen ligase family protein → MKIWIYRVLLFVLLFGLSALSYGGNQLNPLLDKVVNGITLIGIPAAVLLYFKLPSLYKVVAWVLVLGVILLILESMHLYNQYMYSYFVVKRFFYCGLCLSAYYVASQAGDLKIRYAVYVIFTFYVINQLVLGHIFSYSLTSESRTTIAPESFYLIIPFLYYLVTYLNEKRVLHLLLALLTFGLIVFLLHRSVISAAVGAAGVVFGLAFVGKMPEHKLPVGLTLMTLALLLTIIAPFMTLLPERKFGSFAESISGMFSPKEDETGSWRYEQSQYYLSQIPERPLLGWRYEGYDRGEIMANEDFPDKGTIIHSQYIDMLYNYGMLGLGINLFIIIGTLITMYVRNRVFTNEQLVLFGFILSGLIYGISYQLPVYYWCFVGLGMYCGLKRPALSFSPISTDGIGDPDSPSYPIELENKYTLL, encoded by the coding sequence ATGAAAATCTGGATCTACAGAGTGTTGCTGTTTGTGCTTCTATTCGGCCTAAGTGCGCTGAGTTACGGAGGCAATCAGCTGAATCCATTGCTCGACAAAGTGGTCAACGGAATTACCCTGATCGGTATACCGGCTGCCGTGCTACTCTACTTCAAACTACCCAGCCTTTACAAGGTGGTCGCGTGGGTGCTGGTGCTGGGGGTGATTCTGCTGATCCTGGAGTCGATGCATCTCTACAACCAGTATATGTACTCGTACTTCGTTGTCAAACGGTTTTTCTACTGCGGTCTATGCCTCAGTGCTTACTACGTAGCGAGCCAGGCCGGGGATCTCAAGATCCGGTATGCGGTGTACGTGATCTTTACCTTCTACGTCATTAACCAGCTCGTTCTAGGGCATATTTTCAGTTACTCCCTGACCTCCGAAAGCCGGACAACGATTGCTCCGGAGTCGTTTTACCTTATTATTCCTTTCCTCTACTACCTGGTAACGTACCTGAACGAAAAACGGGTGCTGCACTTGCTGCTGGCCCTGCTCACGTTTGGCCTGATCGTTTTCCTGCTGCACCGCTCGGTGATTTCAGCCGCGGTGGGCGCAGCCGGCGTCGTATTTGGCCTGGCCTTCGTTGGCAAAATGCCCGAACACAAACTGCCCGTTGGCCTGACGCTGATGACGCTGGCCCTGCTGCTGACGATCATTGCTCCGTTCATGACCCTCTTGCCCGAACGTAAGTTCGGGTCGTTTGCCGAGAGCATCAGTGGTATGTTCTCCCCTAAGGAAGATGAGACCGGAAGCTGGCGCTACGAGCAGTCTCAGTATTACCTGAGCCAGATTCCCGAGCGCCCCCTGCTGGGCTGGCGGTATGAAGGCTACGACCGGGGCGAAATCATGGCCAACGAAGATTTTCCCGACAAAGGCACCATCATTCACTCCCAGTACATCGACATGCTGTACAACTACGGCATGCTGGGTCTGGGCATCAACCTGTTCATCATCATCGGAACGCTCATCACGATGTACGTCCGCAACCGCGTGTTCACCAACGAGCAGCTCGTTTTGTTCGGCTTCATCCTGAGTGGTCTCATCTACGGTATCTCCTACCAGCTGCCAGTCTACTACTGGTGCTTTGTCGGTCTGGGTATGTACTGCGGACTGAAGCGGCCAGCGCTATCATTTTCACCTATCTCAACCGATGGCATCGGTGACCCGGATTCGCCATCGTATCCTATTGAACTGGAAAACAAATACACACTTCTATGA
- a CDS encoding glycosyltransferase family 2 protein translates to MITIVIPVHNRLHYTRQCLACLSVQTYRNFRIIVVDDGSTDGTDIMISQEFPEVIVMKGDGNLWWTEATNWGVRYALERHKPGQLGFVLTLNDDTRVEPDYLQSMLDAYQEHRPCLVGSVSIDSDEPNKLEYAGTSMELYTASGRHLAADYHYDYQELVRKRSFVESHSLPGRGTLIPIELFAIIGLFDSKRYAHYMADIEFSVRARKAGYKLIVSVKSRVYEYVKATGIQVEREITFRQFIDGFSSIKSPTNLTVRYNFALAHSKTKHLYFCFDVARICAGFILRKARLMKPL, encoded by the coding sequence ATGATCACCATCGTTATTCCCGTCCATAATCGCCTGCATTATACGCGCCAGTGTCTGGCCTGCTTATCGGTGCAGACGTACCGAAACTTTCGGATTATCGTTGTTGACGACGGCTCAACTGATGGTACTGATATTATGATAAGCCAGGAGTTCCCGGAGGTTATCGTGATGAAAGGCGACGGTAATCTATGGTGGACCGAGGCTACTAACTGGGGGGTACGCTACGCGCTGGAGCGTCATAAGCCCGGCCAGCTGGGCTTCGTTCTGACACTGAACGACGATACGCGAGTGGAGCCCGACTATTTGCAATCGATGCTGGATGCCTATCAGGAACACCGCCCCTGCCTGGTAGGATCGGTCAGCATTGACAGCGACGAACCCAACAAACTGGAATACGCGGGCACATCGATGGAGTTGTATACGGCCAGCGGACGGCATCTGGCGGCCGACTATCACTACGACTACCAGGAGCTGGTCCGGAAGCGGTCCTTTGTTGAATCGCATTCCCTTCCCGGCCGGGGTACCCTCATTCCCATAGAGCTGTTTGCCATAATCGGACTGTTCGACTCAAAACGATACGCCCATTACATGGCAGATATCGAATTTTCGGTACGCGCCCGAAAGGCCGGGTATAAGTTAATTGTCAGCGTAAAAAGCCGGGTTTATGAATACGTAAAAGCAACCGGAATTCAGGTCGAGCGGGAGATTACGTTCAGGCAGTTCATCGATGGCTTCTCGTCGATCAAGTCGCCAACCAACCTGACCGTCCGCTACAACTTCGCCCTGGCCCACTCTAAGACCAAGCATTTGTATTTCTGTTTCGACGTTGCCCGAATCTGCGCCGGCTTTATCCTGCGCAAGGCCCGCCTGATGAAACCCTTATAA
- a CDS encoding GMC oxidoreductase: MIISKNTFQPGHILTTDICIIGGGPAAISLALSLSSSKQNIIVVTGGGWSETAANQDLNRGVVATVGTHEPLEENRRRQFGGASSVWGGRCIPFDPIDFRRRNWVPNSGWPISYDTLLPYYHKAAALCQIGDFAFNAHTVFPAKKREIISRLDTEEIVSYPLERWSPPVNFAKTYQSELEASQTVHVLLDAHVVSLQTLDALDRVSQAQLLMNDQELFIKAGRFVLATGGIENPRLLLASTNERFPTGLGNHHDNVGRYYMAHLNGTYVEVNPAKRAEMLVDFERDGEGVYCRRRWWISEKAQTEHELLNCIFFLYHSYSQDGHRDILFSSRYIAKSLLFLFRQRSVQDLREKTRELLPSLREHCSNVLKNGLAQLPELAAIAIKRLQKRRLPFILPSKTTAYWGLYFQAEQEPNRESRVYLSDSKLDAFGVPRAEVSISFSEADLNSIITAHTLFVNNFRRKKLGEVIYSEDGLRQYLTNQLSTFNSAAHHIGTTRMADDPTTGVVDRNAKVHGLENLYVAGSSVFPTGGHANPTLTIVAHALLLADHLKSTY, translated from the coding sequence ATGATTATATCGAAGAATACATTTCAACCGGGGCATATCCTCACCACTGATATTTGCATTATCGGGGGTGGTCCGGCGGCTATTTCCCTGGCGTTGAGTCTGTCTTCTTCGAAACAGAATATCATTGTCGTTACGGGTGGCGGGTGGTCCGAAACGGCCGCCAACCAGGATTTGAACCGGGGGGTTGTTGCAACAGTGGGGACGCACGAACCCCTGGAGGAAAACCGACGCCGGCAGTTCGGGGGTGCGTCGTCGGTTTGGGGAGGCCGGTGCATTCCCTTCGACCCAATCGATTTCAGACGCCGGAACTGGGTACCTAACAGTGGCTGGCCCATATCCTACGACACGCTGTTGCCTTATTATCACAAAGCGGCAGCGTTGTGCCAGATTGGCGATTTTGCCTTTAATGCACACACCGTTTTCCCCGCTAAAAAGCGGGAGATCATTTCCCGGCTGGATACAGAAGAAATCGTATCCTACCCGTTGGAGCGCTGGAGTCCGCCCGTCAATTTCGCCAAAACGTACCAGTCAGAGCTGGAAGCCAGTCAAACCGTTCACGTACTGCTGGATGCTCACGTGGTGTCCCTCCAGACACTCGATGCGCTCGATCGCGTTAGTCAGGCGCAGCTCCTGATGAACGATCAGGAGTTGTTCATTAAAGCCGGCCGGTTTGTGCTGGCAACGGGCGGCATTGAAAACCCGCGGCTGTTACTGGCCTCCACAAATGAGCGGTTTCCCACCGGACTGGGTAATCACCACGACAATGTCGGGCGGTATTACATGGCCCATTTGAACGGTACCTACGTAGAAGTCAACCCCGCCAAACGGGCCGAAATGCTGGTCGATTTTGAACGGGATGGCGAGGGCGTATACTGCCGACGGCGTTGGTGGATATCGGAAAAGGCACAAACCGAGCACGAACTGTTGAACTGTATTTTTTTTCTATACCATTCCTATAGTCAAGATGGTCACAGGGATATTTTGTTTTCGAGCCGGTACATTGCCAAGTCCCTTTTGTTCCTCTTCAGGCAGCGATCGGTGCAGGACCTGCGCGAAAAAACCCGCGAATTACTCCCCTCGCTTCGTGAGCATTGCAGCAACGTATTGAAAAATGGCTTAGCCCAGTTACCCGAATTAGCCGCGATAGCCATAAAACGGCTTCAGAAACGTCGTTTGCCCTTTATACTACCATCGAAAACAACAGCTTACTGGGGGTTATACTTCCAGGCCGAACAGGAGCCCAACCGGGAAAGCCGGGTCTATCTGTCCGACTCGAAGCTGGACGCCTTCGGTGTCCCCCGCGCCGAAGTCAGTATCTCGTTTTCCGAAGCTGACCTAAACTCAATTATAACGGCCCATACCCTGTTCGTGAACAACTTCCGCCGTAAAAAGCTGGGCGAAGTCATTTACTCGGAAGACGGACTACGCCAGTACCTGACCAATCAGTTGAGTACGTTCAATTCCGCTGCCCACCACATCGGTACGACCCGCATGGCCGATGACCCGACCACCGGCGTCGTTGATCGAAATGCCAAAGTACACGGGCTGGAAAATCTGTACGTAGCCGGTTCGTCGGTCTTTCCCACGGGTGGGCACGCCAATCCTACCCTGACTATTGTTGCCCACGCTCTCTTGCTGGCAGATCATCTGAAATCAACGTATTAA
- a CDS encoding glycosyltransferase family 4 protein, with translation MNVLITTSLASTSPSGVVTYYTALARDLADKGIGVTVIEAGDTPRLWRTVLNVLKRLMRPIGGAFYVLYDEFAYFTGLYLAARKLRREPFTLIHAQDVRSGVAAYLALRRRLPVVLTCHFNDDPVTELTAAFTLSNWFRNRLSAWYRFLFSMVTNYVFVSNYAYRKSMHLLPLVMRKRILYNTVNIEDTAPPAPSDVLRISNVGYIDERKNQRLLIDIAQELHRRSVRNFSIWLIGDGPKRAEYEQLVNQLHLSDRVKFYGRQESPWKLVAQTDLYIHTALNDNCPYSIVEAFAVKTPVLALPVGGVPELVSEAYGQLHGTDVSSLTSEVLSYFDESKRATLAHEQSIVSTTRLNHHRSLSELISFYKQAAQCL, from the coding sequence ATGAACGTGCTGATCACCACATCGCTGGCATCTACCTCCCCCTCGGGCGTGGTTACCTACTATACCGCATTGGCCCGGGATCTGGCGGATAAAGGTATCGGCGTAACCGTGATCGAAGCCGGTGATACGCCCAGGCTGTGGCGCACGGTGCTGAATGTGCTTAAGCGTCTGATGCGGCCCATTGGCGGAGCCTTTTATGTTCTCTACGACGAGTTTGCTTACTTCACGGGCTTGTATCTCGCCGCCCGGAAGCTGCGCCGGGAGCCGTTTACGCTCATTCATGCGCAGGATGTTCGCTCAGGCGTAGCGGCCTACCTAGCGCTTCGCCGGCGGTTACCCGTGGTGCTCACCTGCCATTTCAACGACGATCCCGTAACTGAGCTGACCGCAGCGTTTACCCTGTCGAACTGGTTCCGGAACAGACTGAGCGCCTGGTACCGCTTTTTGTTTTCGATGGTGACCAACTACGTGTTTGTGTCCAATTACGCCTACCGGAAGTCGATGCATTTGCTGCCGCTGGTCATGCGGAAACGGATTCTGTACAACACGGTTAATATCGAAGATACGGCACCGCCCGCCCCCTCCGATGTCCTGCGCATCAGCAATGTAGGCTACATCGATGAGCGCAAAAATCAGCGGCTCCTGATCGATATCGCCCAGGAGCTTCACCGGCGGAGTGTCCGTAATTTCTCGATCTGGCTGATTGGCGACGGCCCCAAACGAGCGGAATACGAACAACTGGTCAACCAACTGCACCTGAGTGATCGGGTGAAATTCTACGGGCGGCAGGAGTCGCCCTGGAAGCTGGTTGCCCAGACCGATCTGTACATTCATACGGCACTCAATGACAATTGCCCGTACTCCATTGTCGAAGCGTTTGCGGTGAAAACTCCCGTACTGGCTTTGCCCGTAGGTGGCGTTCCGGAACTGGTGTCCGAAGCCTATGGCCAGTTGCACGGTACGGATGTCAGCAGCCTTACCAGCGAGGTGCTGAGCTACTTCGATGAATCGAAACGGGCCACGCTGGCCCATGAACAGTCGATCGTCTCTACCACCCGCTTAAACCACCACCGGTCCCTGTCCGAACTGATTTCTTTTTACAAGCAAGCTGCTCAATGTTTATGA
- a CDS encoding aldo/keto reductase, whose translation MGTSKAGSLGSRMSVRQFSDFLTIASANRLNLIDTADAYGSGDAERLIRTCMGSRAASFFVVTKAGLPYVHTPGWLSPLNQIAKKVKQKAGGKTNFSAAYLIRSLQKSNTRLGVDAADAFLLHEPDWDALSGTDAWDGLSSIRKQGLARYTGVSTNDIRVIEDGIGRGQVQLVQTSVNWNDQRADAILTLCQRHAIPVIANQVLQPYQSLIPAFNRQADTIRALDGLAGISLVQLLIAAALGGGNVHSVLFGTRNAVHLQHNITSLHYTAGVARNLPAIQQLLA comes from the coding sequence ATGGGAACCAGTAAAGCGGGGTCGCTGGGCAGCCGTATGTCGGTCAGGCAGTTTAGCGACTTTCTGACTATTGCGTCGGCCAATCGGCTAAACCTGATCGACACTGCCGACGCCTACGGTTCCGGCGATGCCGAACGGCTCATCCGTACGTGCATGGGGTCAAGGGCCGCATCCTTTTTTGTCGTTACAAAAGCCGGTTTACCCTATGTTCACACACCGGGCTGGCTGTCGCCGTTGAACCAGATTGCCAAGAAGGTAAAACAGAAGGCGGGTGGCAAAACCAATTTCAGTGCAGCTTATTTGATTCGCAGCCTGCAAAAGAGCAACACAAGACTGGGCGTCGATGCTGCTGACGCTTTTCTGCTGCACGAACCGGACTGGGACGCCCTGTCGGGTACCGATGCCTGGGATGGCCTGTCAAGCATCCGCAAGCAGGGATTAGCGCGCTATACGGGCGTATCGACCAACGACATCCGGGTGATCGAGGACGGTATTGGCCGGGGGCAGGTGCAACTCGTTCAAACGTCCGTCAACTGGAACGACCAACGGGCCGACGCTATTCTGACCCTCTGTCAGCGCCACGCCATACCCGTCATTGCCAACCAGGTCCTGCAGCCGTACCAATCGTTGATCCCGGCTTTTAACCGACAGGCCGATACCATTCGGGCGCTGGACGGGCTGGCGGGCATTTCGCTGGTGCAGCTCTTGATTGCCGCTGCGCTGGGTGGCGGAAACGTCCATTCAGTGCTGTTCGGCACCCGCAACGCCGTCCACCTGCAACACAACATCACGTCCTTGCACTACACGGCGGGGGTCGCCAGAAACCTGCCGGCTATTCAACAACTACTCGCATGA
- a CDS encoding glycosyltransferase family 4 protein: protein MNILWLANTQHPSKADHPTPWVTALANGLMATGNVTINIVTYNQYISHDDELVRDGVKYTFLKVPKDKWDMMRGYTQRIRVVKNYLKDIAGRYDLLHIHGAEQQYQVMGSDLRLPKVLSAQGFIRECYKYLPRKPEYRHLSWLIAGYYEKRYLPTVKHFICRTHWDKSIIRDMQPRAVVHHNWELMRPEFYQPIDRALGRHRNAVLFVGGTNNLKGIREALQVVDKLRRTEPVRLIVTGGGSKAQLLQLATSLSLTNLPPEAIEHRGMLTAAQLWDVYHEAFCLLHPSYIDNSPNSVCEAQLAGLPVVASNVGGVSSLVEHEVTGMLTSLQVNELLRATQQLWESRDLRAQIINQARAVSEERFDRHKIITNTEAIYQKVIQNP, encoded by the coding sequence ATGAATATTCTCTGGCTCGCCAATACGCAACATCCGTCGAAAGCGGATCACCCAACACCCTGGGTAACCGCCCTGGCCAACGGGCTGATGGCTACCGGAAACGTTACGATCAATATCGTTACCTACAACCAGTATATCAGCCACGATGATGAACTAGTTCGGGACGGTGTGAAATACACATTTTTGAAAGTCCCCAAAGATAAATGGGACATGATGCGGGGGTATACCCAGCGGATCCGGGTCGTCAAAAACTATCTTAAAGACATTGCGGGGCGCTATGACCTGTTGCACATTCACGGAGCCGAACAGCAGTACCAGGTCATGGGCAGCGATCTGCGGCTGCCCAAAGTGCTGTCGGCGCAGGGTTTTATCCGGGAGTGCTATAAGTACCTGCCCCGTAAGCCCGAATACCGCCACCTGTCCTGGCTCATTGCGGGCTACTACGAGAAGCGGTACCTGCCCACGGTCAAGCATTTTATCTGCCGTACGCACTGGGACAAATCCATCATCAGGGATATGCAGCCGCGGGCGGTGGTCCATCACAACTGGGAACTGATGCGCCCGGAGTTTTACCAGCCCATCGACCGGGCGCTCGGCCGGCACCGGAATGCCGTCCTGTTTGTGGGCGGCACCAACAATTTAAAGGGCATTCGGGAAGCCCTCCAGGTGGTTGACAAGCTTCGGCGAACAGAACCAGTCCGGCTCATTGTCACGGGGGGCGGCAGCAAAGCACAGCTTCTGCAACTAGCCACGTCGCTGTCGCTAACCAACCTACCGCCCGAAGCCATTGAGCACCGGGGTATGCTGACGGCGGCTCAGCTCTGGGACGTATACCACGAAGCGTTCTGCCTGCTCCACCCGTCATACATTGACAATAGCCCGAACAGCGTATGTGAAGCGCAGCTGGCGGGTCTGCCCGTGGTCGCTTCTAACGTTGGGGGGGTCTCGTCGCTGGTTGAACACGAGGTAACGGGTATGCTGACATCCCTGCAGGTTAATGAGCTGTTACGGGCAACGCAGCAACTCTGGGAAAGCAGAGACCTGCGTGCCCAGATCATCAATCAGGCGCGGGCGGTGTCGGAGGAACGGTTCGACCGCCATAAGATCATTACCAACACCGAAGCCATTTACCAGAAAGTGATCCAAAACCCCTGA